Proteins encoded by one window of Kribbella italica:
- a CDS encoding AAA family ATPase, producing MTGEVILLTGSPGSGKTTVAALVATDAAGPAVHLTTDLYYRAIKTGFVPPYMPGAQKQNEVVVDAIVATATTYARGGYLIVVDGIIGPWFLKPFRVAAEREQLPISYVVLRPDLETTLARAQQRPDTELKDVEAITGLYDAFKELGELERHVIDTSAMDAEQTAAEVRQAVASKQFRLA from the coding sequence ATGACTGGGGAAGTGATCCTGCTGACCGGCTCGCCCGGGTCGGGCAAGACGACCGTGGCCGCGCTGGTCGCGACCGATGCCGCCGGGCCGGCCGTGCACCTGACGACCGACCTGTACTACCGCGCGATCAAGACCGGCTTCGTCCCGCCGTACATGCCGGGCGCGCAGAAGCAGAACGAGGTCGTCGTCGACGCGATCGTCGCGACCGCCACGACCTACGCGCGCGGGGGCTACCTCATCGTCGTCGACGGGATCATCGGCCCGTGGTTCCTCAAGCCGTTCCGCGTCGCCGCGGAGCGCGAGCAACTGCCGATCTCGTACGTCGTCCTGCGCCCCGACCTCGAGACGACGCTGGCCCGTGCCCAGCAACGACCGGACACGGAGCTGAAGGACGTCGAGGCGATCACCGGCCTGTACGACGCGTTCAAGGAACTCGGCGAGCTCGAGCGGCATGTGATCGACACCAGCGCAATGGACGCGGAGCAGACCGCGGCCGAGGTCCGCCAGGCGGTCGCGTCGAAGCAGTTCCGGCTGGCCTGA
- a CDS encoding ubiquitin-like small modifier protein 1 produces the protein MTVRVKLPTVLQPFAGGSEKVAIEEASTVGEAFAQLERQHPALRRRLTDEQGALRRHVNVYLGNDNVRDLDGLDTKLPDGAELLVLPSVAGG, from the coding sequence GTGACGGTCCGGGTGAAGCTGCCGACGGTGCTGCAGCCGTTCGCCGGTGGCAGCGAGAAGGTCGCGATCGAGGAGGCGTCGACGGTCGGTGAGGCGTTCGCACAGCTGGAGCGCCAGCACCCCGCGCTCCGGCGCAGGCTGACCGACGAGCAGGGCGCGCTGCGCCGGCACGTCAACGTCTACCTCGGCAACGACAACGTCCGCGATCTCGACGGCCTGGACACCAAGCTGCCGGACGGCGCCGAGCTGCTGGTCCTGCCGAGCGTCGCGGGCGGCTGA
- a CDS encoding WD40/YVTN/BNR-like repeat-containing protein gives MSEAVLLIGTKKGLWIGRSDAERHLWTLDGPHFEMQGIYSVGVDTRGDRPRMFAGGTSEHWGPAVFHSDDLGQTWAEPPEGSIGFPKDAGASVERVWQIQPAPSDQPKVVYAGAQPSSLWKSTDGGVTFELVRGLWDHPHRKDWGAGFGGQAIHTVLPHPTDPDRVSVAMSTGGVYQTDDGGQSWSPANHGIKAYFMPDPDPEFGQCVHKLAGHPAMPDRLFAQNHHGVYRSDDGGAIWKSIADGLPSDFGFPIAVHPHEPETVYVFPLVADGNRIPTDAKCRVYRSKDAGATWEALTKGLPDVPSYAPVLRDALCTDAGTLAGVYVGTRDGCVYASADAGDSWTEVARHLPDVLTVRAAVL, from the coding sequence ATGTCCGAGGCCGTACTGCTGATCGGGACCAAGAAGGGACTCTGGATCGGGCGCAGCGACGCCGAGCGTCACCTGTGGACGCTCGACGGGCCGCACTTCGAGATGCAGGGGATCTACTCCGTCGGCGTCGACACCCGCGGTGACCGGCCACGCATGTTCGCCGGTGGGACCAGCGAGCACTGGGGCCCGGCCGTCTTCCACTCCGACGACCTCGGGCAGACCTGGGCCGAGCCGCCGGAGGGCTCGATCGGCTTCCCGAAGGACGCCGGCGCCTCGGTCGAGCGCGTCTGGCAGATCCAGCCGGCGCCGAGCGACCAACCGAAGGTCGTGTACGCCGGCGCGCAGCCCTCGTCGTTGTGGAAGTCTACCGACGGCGGCGTCACCTTCGAGCTGGTCCGCGGCCTCTGGGACCACCCGCACCGCAAGGACTGGGGCGCCGGCTTCGGCGGGCAGGCGATCCACACCGTGCTGCCGCACCCGACCGACCCCGACCGGGTGAGCGTCGCGATGTCGACCGGCGGCGTCTACCAGACCGACGACGGCGGGCAGAGCTGGTCGCCGGCCAACCACGGGATCAAGGCCTACTTCATGCCCGACCCGGACCCGGAGTTCGGCCAGTGCGTGCACAAGCTGGCCGGCCACCCGGCGATGCCGGACCGGCTGTTCGCGCAGAACCACCACGGCGTCTACCGCTCCGACGACGGCGGCGCGATCTGGAAGTCGATCGCCGACGGCCTGCCCTCGGACTTCGGCTTCCCGATCGCCGTCCATCCGCACGAGCCGGAGACCGTGTACGTCTTCCCGTTGGTGGCCGACGGCAACAGGATTCCGACCGACGCCAAGTGCCGGGTCTATCGGTCCAAAGACGCCGGCGCGACCTGGGAGGCGCTGACCAAGGGGCTGCCCGACGTCCCGTCGTACGCGCCGGTGCTGCGGGACGCGCTCTGCACCGACGCCGGTACGCTGGCCGGTGTGTACGTCGGGACGCGCGACGGCTGCGTCTACGCGAGCGCCGACGCGGGCGACAGCTGGACCGAGGTCGCCCGGCACCTGCCCGACGTCCTCACGGTTCGCGCGGCCGTGCTGTGA
- a CDS encoding 2-hydroxyacid dehydrogenase: MADSVNTWLPWEDPRAFLGGLPERVEATYYGGGELPAEADQVEFYVPSYMGSSQVVEAIREMPNLKVVQTQTAGFENVLPHLPDGVTLCNARGVHDASTAELAVGLILASYRRIPTAVTNQQQGIWPAEAGIDDSLADRTVLILGYGSIGEALERRLAGFECEIIRVARRPRDGVHPIAELPELLPRADVVVLLTPATAETKGLVDAEFLGRMKDGALLVNVARGVVVNTDDLVAALNTQRIRAALDVTDPEPLPEGHPLWSAPNVLIIPHRGGASTAFPPRVARLVKAQLDRYVNNEPLINVVAGPPR, translated from the coding sequence ATGGCTGATTCGGTGAACACATGGCTGCCGTGGGAGGACCCGCGGGCCTTTTTGGGCGGGCTGCCGGAGCGCGTCGAGGCGACGTACTACGGCGGTGGCGAGCTGCCCGCGGAGGCGGACCAGGTCGAGTTCTACGTGCCCAGTTACATGGGCAGCTCGCAGGTGGTCGAGGCCATTCGGGAGATGCCGAACCTGAAGGTCGTGCAGACGCAGACCGCCGGGTTCGAGAACGTGCTGCCCCACCTGCCCGACGGCGTGACGCTGTGCAACGCGCGTGGCGTGCACGACGCGTCGACGGCCGAGCTGGCGGTTGGGCTGATCCTGGCGTCGTACCGGCGGATCCCGACGGCCGTCACGAACCAGCAGCAGGGGATCTGGCCGGCCGAGGCCGGGATCGACGACTCGCTCGCCGACCGGACCGTGCTGATCCTCGGGTACGGGTCGATCGGGGAGGCGCTGGAGCGGCGGCTGGCCGGGTTCGAGTGCGAGATCATCCGGGTTGCCCGCCGCCCGAGAGACGGTGTGCACCCGATTGCCGAGCTGCCGGAGCTGCTGCCGCGGGCCGACGTCGTCGTACTGCTGACGCCGGCGACCGCTGAGACGAAGGGCCTGGTGGACGCGGAGTTCCTGGGCCGGATGAAGGACGGCGCTCTGCTGGTCAACGTGGCCCGCGGCGTTGTGGTGAACACGGACGACCTGGTCGCCGCGCTGAACACGCAGCGGATTCGCGCCGCGCTCGACGTGACCGATCCCGAGCCGTTGCCGGAAGGGCACCCGCTGTGGTCGGCGCCGAACGTGCTGATCATCCCGCACCGTGGCGGTGCCTCGACGGCGTTCCCGCCGCGGGTGGCGCGACTCGTCAAAGCCCAGCTCGACCGGTACGTGAACAACGAACCCTTGATCAACGTGGTGGCGGGGCCGCCGCGATAA
- a CDS encoding TIGR03086 family metal-binding protein — protein MIDLRPAGRALTAVVAGITQEDLSRPTPCDKYTVTDLLAHVDEGARGFAAAEEERPAVEEPLVVGEPGWQETLAARVDRLGEAWADPKAWEGTSDLAGLGLTKAEWGRIALTELVVHGWDLARATGQEVDLPDETVRACFEHVAGFLQEPPVPELWGTPVSVADDAPLLERLVGITGRSPGVGGGE, from the coding sequence ATGATCGATCTGAGGCCGGCCGGGCGCGCGCTGACCGCGGTGGTGGCGGGGATCACGCAGGAGGATCTGAGTCGACCGACGCCGTGTGACAAGTACACGGTGACGGACCTGCTCGCACACGTGGACGAGGGCGCGCGGGGGTTCGCGGCGGCGGAGGAGGAGCGGCCGGCCGTCGAAGAGCCGCTGGTGGTGGGCGAGCCGGGGTGGCAGGAGACGCTTGCCGCGAGGGTCGACCGACTGGGAGAAGCGTGGGCGGATCCGAAGGCGTGGGAAGGTACGTCGGACCTGGCCGGACTCGGGCTCACCAAGGCCGAGTGGGGACGGATCGCGCTGACCGAGCTGGTCGTGCACGGGTGGGACCTGGCTCGGGCGACCGGGCAGGAGGTCGACCTGCCCGACGAGACCGTACGGGCGTGCTTCGAGCATGTCGCCGGGTTCCTGCAGGAGCCGCCGGTGCCCGAGTTGTGGGGTACGCCGGTGAGCGTGGCCGACGATGCGCCTTTGCTGGAACGGTTGGTCGGCATCACCGGGCGGTCGCCTGGTGTCGGTGGAGGCGAGTAG